A region of Takifugu rubripes chromosome 6, fTakRub1.2, whole genome shotgun sequence DNA encodes the following proteins:
- the znf618 gene encoding zinc finger protein 618 isoform X3 yields MSAQEAPPVNPGKEQTDGGSAATDGPSPTLAPKTKNSGPPSVTIKKEPGISETSNGKVGDGNPAEICVVIGGHDGGGSAGVNRRPQTEGMFVLGTPPPTKSTDSCIGSYICAVCGKKYKYYNCYQTHVRAHRESESMVGDALPPTPNSSFRYSCDVCGKKYKYYSCFQEHRDLHAVDDPYEQVVLPGDGLKEEEPIEPYQKIGPRDKALAFLRRGCGFNRRQRASLQTQLAAFAETGSYVCEFCGKQYKYFNPYQEHVALHTPISTFDIKASRIQECGSVDMSKYGHSQTAKIKNSPFRRKLESAIQSSLVDTNSSQNSSGTASPLVATSFSTTQTDSENHTKGDSPKTPSGSGAQEQMWRGSQAQGQAQVQVQSQAQAPPSVKLQIQPQTIAQRNHTLNQTNGLPEKERLQVAERLLRVMCSDLSMLNVLNSKDFLKLAQTLVDTGARHGAYSTRDAFGNMSALALRQLPRMYNQVKVKVTCALGSNASLGIAVTCHSQSSGPDACYVLTAYQVEGSRLKRYVLGVREAELREGPEQVHHWVQNVLSEFVMSDVRTVYVTEPKMWAAGFSGSPLGGGGGRGRICLRCAGCSLGAVVQAVLGKRSLQARGLHELAELLSTCRDIASSSTLALREDQCVTTSTSTTEESLQGSAAQCPTPPCWDRMAEALLQVHAHFEQICEAYGRSKATAPVLQGLNKHLLGTLACLLAPLRMAALELSSQRRPTLQQVLPVYLRLEKFFTSKAGEAGTGTASKLCHYFLEALKENFKVERAHQVAMVLDPQLKLRSVPAYQHEDIISRACEMAAETRDGGVSASGGSGSDERDSDGPPTPKISRTEAGGNNGGTSRGAASSCPVAGSDENHNQVRQEIFQYLAEPLLQGTPDLFQYWGSALGDKFPRLARLALWLLAVPAVGIRGECVTVCEQSLAMKRRQQVTAEEMNKLVFLRANMG; encoded by the exons ATGAGTGCACAGGAAGCACCCCCAGTCAATCCCGGGAAGGAGCAGACGGACGGTGGGAGTGCGGCCACAGATGGACCCTCACCGACCTTAGCGCCCAAAACGAAGAATTCCGGTCCGCCGTCTGTCACGATAAAGAAGGAGCCCGGGATCTCAGAGACGAGTAATGGGAAAGTGGGTGACGGCAACCCCGCTGAAATCTGCGTGGTCATTGGCGGACACGATGGAGGAGGAAGCGCGGGCGTGAACCGCAGACCTCAGACCGAGGGGATGTTTGTCCTCGGTACTCCGCCTCCGACAAAGAGCACAGATTCATGCATAG GCTCCTACATATGTGCAGTTTGTGGGAAGAAGTACAAATACTACAACTGCTACCAGACACACGTCAGGGCTCACAGAG AATCAGAAAGCATGGTGGGAGACGCTCTACCCCCCACTCCCAACA GCAGCTTCCGTTACTCCTGCGACGTCTGCGGCAAGAAGTACAAATACTAcagctgctttcaggagcaCCGCGACCTGCACGCAGTCGACG ATCCATATGAACAGGTGGTGTTACCTGGGGACGGCCTTAAAGAGGAGGAGCCGATAGAACCCTACCAGAAGATTGGACCGA GGGACAAAGCACTCGCCTTCCTCCGCAGAGGCTGCGGGTTCAACCGGCGGCAGCGGGCGTCCCTTCAAACACAATTGGCGGCGTTCGCAG AAACTGGGAGCTACGTCTGCGAGTTCTGCGGGAAGCAGTACAAGTATTTCAACCCGTACCAGGAACATGTTGCTCTTCACACTCCAATAA GCACCTTTGATATCAAGGCTTCACGGATACAAGAATGCGGCAGCGTAGACATGAGTAAATATGGACATAGCCAGACTGCTAAAATCAAAA ACAGTCCATTTAGGCGGAAATTGGAAAGCGCAATTCAGTCTAGTCTGGTTGATACAAACAGTTCACAGAACTCAAGCG GAACTGCGAGCCCTCTGGTGGCCACATCGTTCTCTACGACCCAGA CTGACAGCGAGAATCACACCAAAGGGGACTCTCCCAAAACCCCCTCAGGCTCTGGCGCACAAGAGCAGATGTGGAGAGGTTCTCAGGCTCAGGGCCAGGCCCAGGTTCAGGTTCAATCCCAGGCTCAGGCCCCTCCCTCAGTTAAACTCCAAATCCAGCCTCAAACCATCGCCCAGAGGAATCATACCCTCAACC AGACTAACGGACTACCTGAGAAGGAGCGGCTGCAGGTGGCCGAGCGCCTCTTACGGGTAATGTGCTCAGATCTGAGCATGCTGAACGTGCTCaacagcaaagacttcctgaAGCTGGCCCAGACGCTGGTGGACACGGGGGCCCGTCACGGTGCCTACTCCACCCGCGACGCTTTTGGCAATATGAGTGCCTTGGCCCTGCGCCAGTTGCCCCGCATGTACAACCAagtcaaggtcaaggtcacaTGCGCCCTGGGCTCCAACGCCTCGCTGGGGATCGCCGTCACCTGCCACTCGCAGTCGTCGGGCCCGGATGCTTGCTACGTGCTAACGGCCTACCAGGTGGAGGGCTCGAGGCTGAAGCGCTACGTGCTGGGGGTGAGGGAGGCCGAGCTGAGGGAGGGTCCCGAGCAGGTCCACCACTGGGTGCAGAACGTGCTGTCCGAGTTTGTGATGTCAGACGTCCGCACCGTCTACGTCACGGAGCCCAAGATGTGGGCGGCGGGTTTTTCGGGATCGCccctcggcggcggcggcggccgcggGAGGATCTGCCTGAGATGCGCCGGGTGCTCGCTGGGCGCTGTCGTTCAGGCCGTCCTCGGGAAGCGCAGCCTCCAGGCCCGGGGTCTTCACGAGCTGGCCGAACTCCTCTCAACGTGCCGAGACATCGCCTCCTCTTCCACGCTGGCCCTCCGCGAGGACCAGTGCGTTACCACGTCAACAAGCACAACGGAGGAAAGTCTACAGGGAAGCGCCGCCCAGTGCCCCACCCCTCCGTGCTGGGACCGAATGGCCGAAgctctcctgcaggtccacgcCCACTTTGAGCAGATCTGCGAGGCGTACGGCCGCAGCAAGGCCACGGCTCCCGTCCTGCAGGGTCTGAACAAGCACCTGTTAGGGACGCTCGCCTGCCTGCTGGCGCCTCTGCGCATGGCGGCCCTGGAGCTGAGCAGCCAGAGGAGACCCACGTTACAGCAGGTGCTGCCCGTCTACCTCCGCTTGGAGAAGTTTTTCACATCCAAAGCCGGTGAGGCTGGAACTGGCACGGCTAGTAAGCTCTGCCACTACTTCCTGGAAGCACTTAAGGAGAACTTTAAG GTTGAGCGAGCCCACCAGGTGGCCATGGTCCTGGACCCCCAGCTGAAGCTGCGGTCGGTGCCGGCCTACCAGCACGAAGACATAATCTCCCGCGCATGTGAAATGGCAGCTGAGACCAGGGATGGCGGCGTATCCGCCAGCGGAGGCTCAGGTAGCGACGAGCGGGACAGCGACGGCCCGCCGACCCCCAAAATAAGCCGCACAGAGGCGGGAGGGAACAATGGCGGCACCTCAAGGGGGGCCGCCTCTTCTTGCCCCGTGGCTGGTAGCGACGAGAACCACAACCAGGTCAGGCAAGAGATATTTCAGTACCTGGCCGAGCCGCTCCTCCAGGGCACACCGGACCTCTTCCAGTACTGGGGCTCAGCGTTGGGTGACAAGTTCCCTCGGCTCGCTCGCCTGGCGCTGTGGCTGCTGGCCGTGCCGGCGGTGGGCATCCGCGGCGAGTGCGTGACTGTGTGTGAGCAAAGCCTGGCCATGAAGAGGCGGCAGCAGGTGACCGCCGAAGAGATGAACAAACTGGTTTTCCTCCGGGCCAACATGGGCTAA
- the znf618 gene encoding zinc finger protein 618 isoform X4, producing the protein MSAQEAPPVNPGKEQTDGGSAATDGPSPTLAPKTKNSGPPSVTIKKEPGISETSNGKVGDGNPAEICVVIGGHDGGGSAGVNRRPQTEGMFVLGTPPPTKSTDSCIGSYICAVCGKKYKYYNCYQTHVRAHRESESMVGDALPPTPNSSFRYSCDVCGKKYKYYSCFQEHRDLHAVDDPYEQVVLPGDGLKEEEPIEPYQKIGPRDKALAFLRRGCGFNRRQRASLQTQLAAFAETGSYVCEFCGKQYKYFNPYQEHVALHTPISTFDIKASRIQECGSVDMSKYGHSQTAKIKRTASPLVATSFSTTQKHYTCGACGIQFQFYNNLLEHMQSHAADSENHTKGDSPKTPSGSGAQEQMWRGSQAQGQAQVQVQSQAQAPPSVKLQIQPQTIAQRNHTLNQTNGLPEKERLQVAERLLRVMCSDLSMLNVLNSKDFLKLAQTLVDTGARHGAYSTRDAFGNMSALALRQLPRMYNQVKVKVTCALGSNASLGIAVTCHSQSSGPDACYVLTAYQVEGSRLKRYVLGVREAELREGPEQVHHWVQNVLSEFVMSDVRTVYVTEPKMWAAGFSGSPLGGGGGRGRICLRCAGCSLGAVVQAVLGKRSLQARGLHELAELLSTCRDIASSSTLALREDQCVTTSTSTTEESLQGSAAQCPTPPCWDRMAEALLQVHAHFEQICEAYGRSKATAPVLQGLNKHLLGTLACLLAPLRMAALELSSQRRPTLQQVLPVYLRLEKFFTSKAGEAGTGTASKLCHYFLEALKENFKVERAHQVAMVLDPQLKLRSVPAYQHEDIISRACEMAAETRDGGVSASGGSGSDERDSDGPPTPKISRTEAGGNNGGTSRGAASSCPVAGSDENHNQVRQEIFQYLAEPLLQGTPDLFQYWGSALGDKFPRLARLALWLLAVPAVGIRGECVTVCEQSLAMKRRQQVTAEEMNKLVFLRANMG; encoded by the exons ATGAGTGCACAGGAAGCACCCCCAGTCAATCCCGGGAAGGAGCAGACGGACGGTGGGAGTGCGGCCACAGATGGACCCTCACCGACCTTAGCGCCCAAAACGAAGAATTCCGGTCCGCCGTCTGTCACGATAAAGAAGGAGCCCGGGATCTCAGAGACGAGTAATGGGAAAGTGGGTGACGGCAACCCCGCTGAAATCTGCGTGGTCATTGGCGGACACGATGGAGGAGGAAGCGCGGGCGTGAACCGCAGACCTCAGACCGAGGGGATGTTTGTCCTCGGTACTCCGCCTCCGACAAAGAGCACAGATTCATGCATAG GCTCCTACATATGTGCAGTTTGTGGGAAGAAGTACAAATACTACAACTGCTACCAGACACACGTCAGGGCTCACAGAG AATCAGAAAGCATGGTGGGAGACGCTCTACCCCCCACTCCCAACA GCAGCTTCCGTTACTCCTGCGACGTCTGCGGCAAGAAGTACAAATACTAcagctgctttcaggagcaCCGCGACCTGCACGCAGTCGACG ATCCATATGAACAGGTGGTGTTACCTGGGGACGGCCTTAAAGAGGAGGAGCCGATAGAACCCTACCAGAAGATTGGACCGA GGGACAAAGCACTCGCCTTCCTCCGCAGAGGCTGCGGGTTCAACCGGCGGCAGCGGGCGTCCCTTCAAACACAATTGGCGGCGTTCGCAG AAACTGGGAGCTACGTCTGCGAGTTCTGCGGGAAGCAGTACAAGTATTTCAACCCGTACCAGGAACATGTTGCTCTTCACACTCCAATAA GCACCTTTGATATCAAGGCTTCACGGATACAAGAATGCGGCAGCGTAGACATGAGTAAATATGGACATAGCCAGACTGCTAAAATCAAAA GAACTGCGAGCCCTCTGGTGGCCACATCGTTCTCTACGACCCAGA AACACTACACTTGTGGTGCCTGTGGCATCCAGTTCCAGTTCTACAACAACCTGCTGGAGCACATGCAGTCCCACGCTG CTGACAGCGAGAATCACACCAAAGGGGACTCTCCCAAAACCCCCTCAGGCTCTGGCGCACAAGAGCAGATGTGGAGAGGTTCTCAGGCTCAGGGCCAGGCCCAGGTTCAGGTTCAATCCCAGGCTCAGGCCCCTCCCTCAGTTAAACTCCAAATCCAGCCTCAAACCATCGCCCAGAGGAATCATACCCTCAACC AGACTAACGGACTACCTGAGAAGGAGCGGCTGCAGGTGGCCGAGCGCCTCTTACGGGTAATGTGCTCAGATCTGAGCATGCTGAACGTGCTCaacagcaaagacttcctgaAGCTGGCCCAGACGCTGGTGGACACGGGGGCCCGTCACGGTGCCTACTCCACCCGCGACGCTTTTGGCAATATGAGTGCCTTGGCCCTGCGCCAGTTGCCCCGCATGTACAACCAagtcaaggtcaaggtcacaTGCGCCCTGGGCTCCAACGCCTCGCTGGGGATCGCCGTCACCTGCCACTCGCAGTCGTCGGGCCCGGATGCTTGCTACGTGCTAACGGCCTACCAGGTGGAGGGCTCGAGGCTGAAGCGCTACGTGCTGGGGGTGAGGGAGGCCGAGCTGAGGGAGGGTCCCGAGCAGGTCCACCACTGGGTGCAGAACGTGCTGTCCGAGTTTGTGATGTCAGACGTCCGCACCGTCTACGTCACGGAGCCCAAGATGTGGGCGGCGGGTTTTTCGGGATCGCccctcggcggcggcggcggccgcggGAGGATCTGCCTGAGATGCGCCGGGTGCTCGCTGGGCGCTGTCGTTCAGGCCGTCCTCGGGAAGCGCAGCCTCCAGGCCCGGGGTCTTCACGAGCTGGCCGAACTCCTCTCAACGTGCCGAGACATCGCCTCCTCTTCCACGCTGGCCCTCCGCGAGGACCAGTGCGTTACCACGTCAACAAGCACAACGGAGGAAAGTCTACAGGGAAGCGCCGCCCAGTGCCCCACCCCTCCGTGCTGGGACCGAATGGCCGAAgctctcctgcaggtccacgcCCACTTTGAGCAGATCTGCGAGGCGTACGGCCGCAGCAAGGCCACGGCTCCCGTCCTGCAGGGTCTGAACAAGCACCTGTTAGGGACGCTCGCCTGCCTGCTGGCGCCTCTGCGCATGGCGGCCCTGGAGCTGAGCAGCCAGAGGAGACCCACGTTACAGCAGGTGCTGCCCGTCTACCTCCGCTTGGAGAAGTTTTTCACATCCAAAGCCGGTGAGGCTGGAACTGGCACGGCTAGTAAGCTCTGCCACTACTTCCTGGAAGCACTTAAGGAGAACTTTAAG GTTGAGCGAGCCCACCAGGTGGCCATGGTCCTGGACCCCCAGCTGAAGCTGCGGTCGGTGCCGGCCTACCAGCACGAAGACATAATCTCCCGCGCATGTGAAATGGCAGCTGAGACCAGGGATGGCGGCGTATCCGCCAGCGGAGGCTCAGGTAGCGACGAGCGGGACAGCGACGGCCCGCCGACCCCCAAAATAAGCCGCACAGAGGCGGGAGGGAACAATGGCGGCACCTCAAGGGGGGCCGCCTCTTCTTGCCCCGTGGCTGGTAGCGACGAGAACCACAACCAGGTCAGGCAAGAGATATTTCAGTACCTGGCCGAGCCGCTCCTCCAGGGCACACCGGACCTCTTCCAGTACTGGGGCTCAGCGTTGGGTGACAAGTTCCCTCGGCTCGCTCGCCTGGCGCTGTGGCTGCTGGCCGTGCCGGCGGTGGGCATCCGCGGCGAGTGCGTGACTGTGTGTGAGCAAAGCCTGGCCATGAAGAGGCGGCAGCAGGTGACCGCCGAAGAGATGAACAAACTGGTTTTCCTCCGGGCCAACATGGGCTAA
- the znf618 gene encoding zinc finger protein 618 isoform X5: MSAQEAPPVNPGKEQTDGGSAATDGPSPTLAPKTKNSGPPSVTIKKEPGISETSNGKVGDGNPAEICVVIGGHDGGGSAGVNRRPQTEGMFVLGTPPPTKSTDSCIGSYICAVCGKKYKYYNCYQTHVRAHRESESMVGDALPPTPNSSFRYSCDVCGKKYKYYSCFQEHRDLHAVDDPYEQVVLPGDGLKEEEPIEPYQKIGPKTGSYVCEFCGKQYKYFNPYQEHVALHTPISTFDIKASRIQECGSVDMSKYGHSQTAKIKNSPFRRKLESAIQSSLVDTNSSQNSSGTASPLVATSFSTTQKHYTCGACGIQFQFYNNLLEHMQSHAADSENHTKGDSPKTPSGSGAQEQMWRGSQAQGQAQVQVQSQAQAPPSVKLQIQPQTIAQRNHTLNQTNGLPEKERLQVAERLLRVMCSDLSMLNVLNSKDFLKLAQTLVDTGARHGAYSTRDAFGNMSALALRQLPRMYNQVKVKVTCALGSNASLGIAVTCHSQSSGPDACYVLTAYQVEGSRLKRYVLGVREAELREGPEQVHHWVQNVLSEFVMSDVRTVYVTEPKMWAAGFSGSPLGGGGGRGRICLRCAGCSLGAVVQAVLGKRSLQARGLHELAELLSTCRDIASSSTLALREDQCVTTSTSTTEESLQGSAAQCPTPPCWDRMAEALLQVHAHFEQICEAYGRSKATAPVLQGLNKHLLGTLACLLAPLRMAALELSSQRRPTLQQVLPVYLRLEKFFTSKAGEAGTGTASKLCHYFLEALKENFKVERAHQVAMVLDPQLKLRSVPAYQHEDIISRACEMAAETRDGGVSASGGSGSDERDSDGPPTPKISRTEAGGNNGGTSRGAASSCPVAGSDENHNQVRQEIFQYLAEPLLQGTPDLFQYWGSALGDKFPRLARLALWLLAVPAVGIRGECVTVCEQSLAMKRRQQVTAEEMNKLVFLRANMG; encoded by the exons ATGAGTGCACAGGAAGCACCCCCAGTCAATCCCGGGAAGGAGCAGACGGACGGTGGGAGTGCGGCCACAGATGGACCCTCACCGACCTTAGCGCCCAAAACGAAGAATTCCGGTCCGCCGTCTGTCACGATAAAGAAGGAGCCCGGGATCTCAGAGACGAGTAATGGGAAAGTGGGTGACGGCAACCCCGCTGAAATCTGCGTGGTCATTGGCGGACACGATGGAGGAGGAAGCGCGGGCGTGAACCGCAGACCTCAGACCGAGGGGATGTTTGTCCTCGGTACTCCGCCTCCGACAAAGAGCACAGATTCATGCATAG GCTCCTACATATGTGCAGTTTGTGGGAAGAAGTACAAATACTACAACTGCTACCAGACACACGTCAGGGCTCACAGAG AATCAGAAAGCATGGTGGGAGACGCTCTACCCCCCACTCCCAACA GCAGCTTCCGTTACTCCTGCGACGTCTGCGGCAAGAAGTACAAATACTAcagctgctttcaggagcaCCGCGACCTGCACGCAGTCGACG ATCCATATGAACAGGTGGTGTTACCTGGGGACGGCCTTAAAGAGGAGGAGCCGATAGAACCCTACCAGAAGATTGGACCGA AAACTGGGAGCTACGTCTGCGAGTTCTGCGGGAAGCAGTACAAGTATTTCAACCCGTACCAGGAACATGTTGCTCTTCACACTCCAATAA GCACCTTTGATATCAAGGCTTCACGGATACAAGAATGCGGCAGCGTAGACATGAGTAAATATGGACATAGCCAGACTGCTAAAATCAAAA ACAGTCCATTTAGGCGGAAATTGGAAAGCGCAATTCAGTCTAGTCTGGTTGATACAAACAGTTCACAGAACTCAAGCG GAACTGCGAGCCCTCTGGTGGCCACATCGTTCTCTACGACCCAGA AACACTACACTTGTGGTGCCTGTGGCATCCAGTTCCAGTTCTACAACAACCTGCTGGAGCACATGCAGTCCCACGCTG CTGACAGCGAGAATCACACCAAAGGGGACTCTCCCAAAACCCCCTCAGGCTCTGGCGCACAAGAGCAGATGTGGAGAGGTTCTCAGGCTCAGGGCCAGGCCCAGGTTCAGGTTCAATCCCAGGCTCAGGCCCCTCCCTCAGTTAAACTCCAAATCCAGCCTCAAACCATCGCCCAGAGGAATCATACCCTCAACC AGACTAACGGACTACCTGAGAAGGAGCGGCTGCAGGTGGCCGAGCGCCTCTTACGGGTAATGTGCTCAGATCTGAGCATGCTGAACGTGCTCaacagcaaagacttcctgaAGCTGGCCCAGACGCTGGTGGACACGGGGGCCCGTCACGGTGCCTACTCCACCCGCGACGCTTTTGGCAATATGAGTGCCTTGGCCCTGCGCCAGTTGCCCCGCATGTACAACCAagtcaaggtcaaggtcacaTGCGCCCTGGGCTCCAACGCCTCGCTGGGGATCGCCGTCACCTGCCACTCGCAGTCGTCGGGCCCGGATGCTTGCTACGTGCTAACGGCCTACCAGGTGGAGGGCTCGAGGCTGAAGCGCTACGTGCTGGGGGTGAGGGAGGCCGAGCTGAGGGAGGGTCCCGAGCAGGTCCACCACTGGGTGCAGAACGTGCTGTCCGAGTTTGTGATGTCAGACGTCCGCACCGTCTACGTCACGGAGCCCAAGATGTGGGCGGCGGGTTTTTCGGGATCGCccctcggcggcggcggcggccgcggGAGGATCTGCCTGAGATGCGCCGGGTGCTCGCTGGGCGCTGTCGTTCAGGCCGTCCTCGGGAAGCGCAGCCTCCAGGCCCGGGGTCTTCACGAGCTGGCCGAACTCCTCTCAACGTGCCGAGACATCGCCTCCTCTTCCACGCTGGCCCTCCGCGAGGACCAGTGCGTTACCACGTCAACAAGCACAACGGAGGAAAGTCTACAGGGAAGCGCCGCCCAGTGCCCCACCCCTCCGTGCTGGGACCGAATGGCCGAAgctctcctgcaggtccacgcCCACTTTGAGCAGATCTGCGAGGCGTACGGCCGCAGCAAGGCCACGGCTCCCGTCCTGCAGGGTCTGAACAAGCACCTGTTAGGGACGCTCGCCTGCCTGCTGGCGCCTCTGCGCATGGCGGCCCTGGAGCTGAGCAGCCAGAGGAGACCCACGTTACAGCAGGTGCTGCCCGTCTACCTCCGCTTGGAGAAGTTTTTCACATCCAAAGCCGGTGAGGCTGGAACTGGCACGGCTAGTAAGCTCTGCCACTACTTCCTGGAAGCACTTAAGGAGAACTTTAAG GTTGAGCGAGCCCACCAGGTGGCCATGGTCCTGGACCCCCAGCTGAAGCTGCGGTCGGTGCCGGCCTACCAGCACGAAGACATAATCTCCCGCGCATGTGAAATGGCAGCTGAGACCAGGGATGGCGGCGTATCCGCCAGCGGAGGCTCAGGTAGCGACGAGCGGGACAGCGACGGCCCGCCGACCCCCAAAATAAGCCGCACAGAGGCGGGAGGGAACAATGGCGGCACCTCAAGGGGGGCCGCCTCTTCTTGCCCCGTGGCTGGTAGCGACGAGAACCACAACCAGGTCAGGCAAGAGATATTTCAGTACCTGGCCGAGCCGCTCCTCCAGGGCACACCGGACCTCTTCCAGTACTGGGGCTCAGCGTTGGGTGACAAGTTCCCTCGGCTCGCTCGCCTGGCGCTGTGGCTGCTGGCCGTGCCGGCGGTGGGCATCCGCGGCGAGTGCGTGACTGTGTGTGAGCAAAGCCTGGCCATGAAGAGGCGGCAGCAGGTGACCGCCGAAGAGATGAACAAACTGGTTTTCCTCCGGGCCAACATGGGCTAA